GGGAACGGGAGTATCTCGAGGCCATGATCTCCCTGGGCACTCCCACCGCCACCGGGCAGGTCGCCGAGCTGCTGGGCCTGCCAGCGAACCAGCAGTCGACCTACCGGCGCCGCCTCATCGAGAGGGGCCTGATCAGGGCAGCCGGATACGGGCACGTGGATTTCGGCCTGCCCTACCTCGGGGAACACCTGCGCCGGCAGGGATAGACCAGGGCTGCCCCCTACACCGCCCCGGCGGCACCGATATTACGCAGGTTGGCCCGGGCCAGGTCGACGATGCGGCCGACGCCACCACCGAAGACGGTGCGGGTCGCGGCCTTCGAGAAACCCACCAGCATGTCCCCGGTGATCTCCGGCGGGATGGACAGGGCGCTGGGGTCGGTGACCACGTCGATGAGTACCGGGCCGGGGTGGGCGAAGGCCTCCTTGAGCCCCTTGCGCAGCTTCTTCGGGTCCTCGATGCGGGCCGAGCGGATGCCCATGGCCTCGGCGATGGCGGCGAAGTTCACGTGCTCGTGGTCGGTGCCGTGGTCCGGCATGCCGGCCACCAGCATCTCGAGTTTGACCATGCCGAGGGAGGAGTTGTTGAACACGACCATCTTGATGGGCAGGTCATGCATTTTCACGGTGAGCAGCTCGCCGAGCAGCATGGACAGGCCACCGTCGCCGGAGAAGGTGACCACCTGGCGGTCGCGGTCGGCCAGCTGCGCGCCGATGGCGTAGGGCAGGGCGTTGGCCATGGTGCCGTGCCGGAAGGAGCCGAGTTCGGCGCGGCGGCCGTTGGGGGTGAGATAGCGGGCGGCCCAGACGTTGCACATGCCGGTGTCGATGGTGAAGACGGCATCCTCAGCGGCCAGTTCGTCGATGAGCGCCGCGACGTACTCGGGATGGATGGGTTTCCTGCTCTCCGCCTTGTCCGCATAGGCGTCAACGACGCTGACCAGCTGATGTCGCTGACGACCACTTGTTAGAGACACGCTTTAGCCTGGATTCACCGATCTGATTCGGGGTTAACTAACTGTCCACGATTTGCGAGTAACCCCAGAATCCCTTGTGTTGTAACTGTAACGAACGGTCGGTACAGTTTGCGGGTGTGAGACATCTCGATAACGTGGACTCCACGCCCGCCCAACGCTGGGCCTTTCTGCTGGTCATCTCGCTGGGCCTGCTCATGATCGGAGTGGACAACTCCATCCTCTACACCGCCCTGCCGGAACTGCGCCAGCAGCTGGGCGCGACCGAGACCCAGGGGTTGTGGATCATCAACGCCTACCCCCTCGTGCTGGCCGGCCTGCTGCTGGGCACCGGCACCCTCGGCGACCGGATCGGCCACCGCCTGATGTTCCTCCTCGGCCTGGCCATCTTCGGCTCCTCCTCCCTGGCGGCCGCCTTCGCGCCGGACGCATGGTCCCTCGTCGCCGCCCGCGCCTTCCTCGGCCTGGGCGCGGCGACAATGATGCCCGCCACCCTGGCGCTGATCCGCATCACTTTCACCAACGAGCGTGAGCGCAACACCGCCATCGGCGTGTGGGGCTCCGTCGCGGTCATCGGCGCTGCCCTGGGTCCGGTCCTCGGCGGCCTGCTCCTCGAGTACTTCTGGTGGGGCTCGGTCTTCCTCATCAACGTGCCGATCGTCCTGGCCGCGCTGGTGTCCGCCATCGTCGTCGCACCGCCGAACATGCCGAACCCGGGCAAACGCTGGGACGCAGTCAGTTCTCTCTACGCCCTGGTGATCCTGTCGTCACTGGTCACCGCCATCAAGGAACTGGCCAATCCGGACCGCACGGCGTGGCTCCTGGCAGTGGCCGTGCTGCTCACGGTTCTG
This sequence is a window from Corynebacterium comes. Protein-coding genes within it:
- a CDS encoding MFS transporter gives rise to the protein MRHLDNVDSTPAQRWAFLLVISLGLLMIGVDNSILYTALPELRQQLGATETQGLWIINAYPLVLAGLLLGTGTLGDRIGHRLMFLLGLAIFGSSSLAAAFAPDAWSLVAARAFLGLGAATMMPATLALIRITFTNERERNTAIGVWGSVAVIGAALGPVLGGLLLEYFWWGSVFLINVPIVLAALVSAIVVAPPNMPNPGKRWDAVSSLYALVILSSLVTAIKELANPDRTAWLLAVAVLLTVLGSVVFLRRQERLDDPLLTFGIFRSRIFSGGVLAAAGAMFAVAGLELLTTQRFQLVAGYSPLEAGLIVVTVTVAAFPFSLLGGATLHRLGFAPLISGGFLAMALGVGLAAWAGRHDTLTLFIGSLALVGAGAGAIMSVSSTAIIGSAPVRRAGMAAGVEAVSYEFGTLLSVAVLGSLLPLLYARSAGGDMLTAIDGAAYDNAYLNILLIISALAAVLAAATGWFFRHNPKGAHAPE